AGCACCGATTTCGCCATTCAGATACATCCAGGAGTTCTTCACAGTTTTCAGGATCATTGCTTCTTCAGTGCGCGTCAGGGCAGGAATGCTGCCTAATTTCAGGTCGACGAAATTGACCAATTCCTGCATATCGCGAAAGACTGCGTAGAGCAGGATGTCGTAACGACCCGTAGTCAGACACACGTATTGAGTATTCTGGAAGGATAACAGATGGTCAGCGACGCTATCCTCCTTGCCGGGGTGCGTATTTACTCCAATGACTGCCCTCGTTGGGAATCCGAGAGTCGCCGGATCAGTTTGCGTAATCATTTTGATCGCGTGTGCTTCAAGCAGTCTCTGGAGTCTCCTTTGAACAGTTGTGGGACTTGTTTTCAATTTAGCCGCGAGGCTTTGCGCGCTTTGTCTGGCATCAGTCTCCAGTTCCATCACCATCCTCAGGTCAAGCCCGTCAAGTTCCAGTTCTGCATGTTTTCGTTCCATTCCACCTCCCTGAAGTGAACCTTCAACCATCGATAGCTCTCCAATGCCATCAGCCGAGTACCTCAGTTCACCTATGTTTTGGTTGCCTGACTTGTCTGGCTAGTGTACCTATACCAACCTTTGAAATCCACGTGCTTGGTGAGTTAGATAGATGATAATCACTCCTCAAACTGATAGCAACATTTGTGCCTAATCTATATTATCACACAATTTTAATCCCCTGGGTCGTCAAACTTGCATCGAACTGGAGGACCGAGGCTTCCTCTCCTAGTGTAGTGTCTCAGCAATGGCTTTACAACGGTTTACCTTTTCCAGAATGACATCAACTTTCTTTGTCCAAACAAATGGCGTTGGATTTTCATTGGTTACCTGGATGTACTCATCAATGGCTTGGATAAGTTCCTGGGTCCTATCGAAAGACCCGCGGCGGATGCGCTTGCGGGTGATCTCTCCGAACCACCGTTCAACCAGATTGAGCCACGATGAGCCGGTGGGTGTGAAGTGAAGATGAAACCTGGGGTGTCTTGCCAACCAGGCCCGGACCTTGGGATGATTGTGAGTCCCGTAGTTGTCCAGGATCGCATGGATATCCAATTCTGCGGGGACTTCTCTGTCCACCGTCCGTAGGAATTTCAGGAACTCGATATGACGATGTCTGGAGAAGCAAGAACCAATGACCTTACCTTCTAGTACATTCAGAGCTGCGAACAAGCATGTCGTTCCATTTCGCTTGTAGTCATGGGTCATGGTTCCGCAACGGCCGCGCTTCATCGGGAGTCCAGGCTGCATCCGATTCAGTGCCTGAATCTGGCTTTTCTCGTCTATGCACAAGATCACTGCCTTGTCGGGAGGGTTAAGATAGACTCCTACTACATCGGTAAGCTTCTCCACAAAGCGCTTATCTTTGGACAATTTGAATGTCTCGACTCGATGGGGCTGCAATCCGTGAGCATCCCATATCCGCTGCACAGTCGACTTGCTCACCCCCTGAGCGCGAGCCATCGATCGCGTCGACCAGTGTGTCTCCCCGGCCGGCTTTGTATGCAACGTCGCTTCCACGATGGCTTTCTCCTTATCGGCATTCAAGCGGCGTGGGCTGGTCCCATGTGGGGCATCAATCGAGATTCCATGGCATCCCTGTTCCTGAAACCTCTTCCTCCAGAGGATCACAGTGGCGCGAGATGTGCCCAACTCCCTCGCAATGGCATTATTCGCCCTCCCTCCTGCCGCCATCAGACAAATCCGTGCGTGCAACACTATCCTCTGCGGAGTCGTTCGCGCTCTAGTCCATACTTCCAAGGTCTTTCTCTGTTCATCCGTCATCGCCAAGGCGTTGGCAGGTTTCCACATACCTCGATGATACCATAAAAGAGGTCTATTGTATAGATATTACGGAGCCGATGCACTAGATCCGATATG
This genomic stretch from Dehalococcoidia bacterium harbors:
- a CDS encoding IS630 family transposase codes for the protein MWKPANALAMTDEQRKTLEVWTRARTTPQRIVLHARICLMAAGGRANNAIARELGTSRATVILWRKRFQEQGCHGISIDAPHGTSPRRLNADKEKAIVEATLHTKPAGETHWSTRSMARAQGVSKSTVQRIWDAHGLQPHRVETFKLSKDKRFVEKLTDVVGVYLNPPDKAVILCIDEKSQIQALNRMQPGLPMKRGRCGTMTHDYKRNGTTCLFAALNVLEGKVIGSCFSRHRHIEFLKFLRTVDREVPAELDIHAILDNYGTHNHPKVRAWLARHPRFHLHFTPTGSSWLNLVERWFGEITRKRIRRGSFDRTQELIQAIDEYIQVTNENPTPFVWTKKVDVILEKVNRCKAIAETLH
- a CDS encoding Lrp/AsnC family transcriptional regulator, which codes for MERKHAELELDGLDLRMVMELETDARQSAQSLAAKLKTSPTTVQRRLQRLLEAHAIKMITQTDPATLGFPTRAVIGVNTHPGKEDSVADHLLSFQNTQYVCLTTGRYDILLYAVFRDMQELVNFVDLKLGSIPALTRTEEAMILKTVKNSWMYLNGEIGAVGQTTHRDVDESELQLIRELELCPRESITNLSSKLQISRKAVRRKLQSLMDDDIIKIRSVINPSAFGFGMQAVIFVGVSNGKIISAVNTLAENRKIPHMVIITGPFKLLLHVIFRDMEELMLFLKNDLANIPGVVSYETLILPRTDAAFGLLTQKW